One region of Chanodichthys erythropterus isolate Z2021 chromosome 24, ASM2448905v1, whole genome shotgun sequence genomic DNA includes:
- the myo5ab gene encoding unconventional myosin-Va isoform X1, with translation MAALELYSKFARVWIPDTTDVWRSAELTRDYRSGDTVLHLQLEDESEVEYKLDPKSGVLPPLRNPDILVGENDLTALSYLHEPAVLHNLRVRFTDSKLIYTYCGIILVAINPYESLPIYGSDIINAYSGQNMGDMDPHIFAVSEEAYKQMARDEKNQSIIVSGESGAGKTVSAKYAMRYFATVSGSSAESSVEEKVLASSPIMEAIGNAKTTRNDNSSRFGKYIEIGFDRKHHIIGANMRTYLLEKSRVVFQASEERNYHIFYQLCACAHLPEFEPLKLGSADDFPYTNQGRSPVIEGVNDLKEMQATRKAFSLLGITEAHQMGLFQILSAILHLGNVDMKERGSSSCGVSDESGHLAVFCDLTEVSYESMAHWLCHKKLKTATETLNKPVTRLEAVNGRDALSKHIYAKLFSWIVGQVNKALSTSSKPHSFIGVLDIYGFETFEVNSFEQFCINYANEKLQQQFNMHVFKLEQEEYMKEQIPWTLIDFYDNQPCINLIEAKMGLLDLLDEECTMPKGSDESWAQKLYNTHLKKSSHFEKPRMSNTAFIILHFADKVEYQCDGFLEKNKDTVNEEQINVLKASKFALLVELFQDEETPAAQSTTAPAGRAKFGRTTQSFREHKKSVGLQFRNSLHLLMDTLNATTPHYVRCIKPNDVKAPFIMDPHRAVQQLRACGVLETIRISATGFPSRWTYQEFFSRYRVLMRKKEILSDRKLTCQNVLERLVQNKDKYQFGKTKIFFRAGQVAYLEKLRADKLRTACINIQKTIRCWLARKKYLRIRQAAITLQKYTRGHQARCLCNNLRRTRAAVIFQKNTRMWAARRRYLRQKAAAVLIQRLLRGYTARLEYKRLVFERKALLIQRWVRGFLARWRFRRIKRAVVYLQCCVRRMLARRELKKLKIEARSVEHFKKLNVGMENKIMQLQRKLDEQHKENRELSERMSSLEIHSAAEMEKLHVRLKTLQEVEEEARHRGDLVTSLQEELELVRQELEKNKEMVADLNEKNTLLKSEKDEMNRLIQEQEQQIKEKPESTNQESTEHLQAQLNEERFRYQNLLTEHLKLEERYADLRSEKEEAADLSKPGHNRADSGYGSSQTESVHSSVLTGSEVSTMEREDAVQTAADVSLLLKLQRRVTELEKENMDLQSEMDTKEEQLQQQQTKELEDCQRILVAERDYEALKRQELESDNKKLKKDLQELRQSLSKGKGSKVASPGGQAYNVVLEQLNSTNEELEVRKEEVLILRSQLVSQEAFKHKETGSEGDSGESSRSPTLDLHELNEDGELWMAYESLKETNRILASQLQTQGQSHEKEVEGLRAELQRLKAELDQQQQMMSDSLELPHDARIQAGLQHEISRLTQQNMDLLEQTGKQDKMIRKLKKHLKLYMKKFGEAEAGVHIEQSSPDVVGESGRMVSIVRKERDFRGMLEYRKDDENKLFKILITELKPRGVAVNLIPGLPAYILFMCLRHADYANDDQRVSTLLNSSINAIKSVLKKRGDFETISFWLANTCRFLHCLKQYSGEEGYTKHNTPRQNEHCLTNFDLSEYCQVLSDLAIQIYQQLIRVIENILHPMIAPAMLEQETIQGVMGVKPTGMRKRTSSFPEDSSHSLESILKQLDVFYYTLLQHGNDTDLVRQVIKQQFYLICCVTLNNLLLRKDMCSWSKGLQIRYNVCQLEEWLLDKDLQGSGARESLEPLIQAAQLLQIKKKSQDDAEAICTMCSALTTQQIVKILSLYTPVNEFEERVSISFIKSVQNLLKDRKESSQLLMDAKIIFSVTFPFNPSSVALETIQIPSSLNLSFLTRV, from the exons ATGGCAGCGCTGGAGCTGTACTCGAAG TTTGCTCGAGTCTGGATCCCAGACACCACAGATGTGTGGAGATCAGCAGAGCTGACCAGAGACTACAGGTCTGGAGACACTGTCCTGCATCTACAGCTGGAGGATGAATCT GAGGTCGAGTACAAGCTGGACCCAAAGAGTGGCGTTCTGCCTCCTCTTCGTAACCCGGACATCCTGGTGGGCGAGAACGACCTCACGGCTCTCAGTTACCTCCATGAACCGGCTGTACTGCACAACCTCCGTGTCCGATTCACAGACTCCAAGCTTATCTACACATACTGCG ggaTCATCCTGGTTGCCATCAATCCATATGAAAGTCTTCCGATCTATGGATCCGACATCATCAATGCTTACAGTGGGCAGAACATGGGTGATATGGACCCTCACATCTTTGCTGTGTCAGAGGAGGCCTATAAACAGATGGCCAG AGATGAGAAGAATCAGTCCATCATCGTGAGTGGAGAATCTGGAGCAGGGAAGACTGTTTCTGCCAAATATGCCATGCGTTACTTTGCTACAGTCAGCGGATCCTCTGCTGAGTCCAGTGTAGAGGAAAAGGTGCTGGCATCCAGTCCTATCATGGAG GCTATTGGAAATGCCAAGACAACGAGAAATGACAAcagtagtcgctttgggaagtACATTGAGATTGGATTTGACAGGAAGCACCACATTATCGGAGCCAACATGAGGACGTACCTTCTGGAAAAGTCTAGAGTGGTGTTCCAG GCGAGCGAGGAGAGAAACTATCACATCTTCTATCAGCTCTGTGCCTGCGCCCATTTACCCGAGTTTGAACCTCTGAAGTTAG GTAGCGCTGATGACTTTCCCTACACTAACCAAGGCAGAAGTCCCGTCATCGAGGGAGTGAATGACCTGAAGGAGATGCAGGCCACAAGGAAAGCCTTTTCACTGCTGG GAATTACTGAGGCACACCAAATGGGTTTGTTCCAAATCCTGTCAGCCATTCTTCATCTGGGAAATGTAGACATGAAGGAGAGGGGATCTTCTAGCTGTGGCGTCTCT GATGAGAGTGGCCACCTGGCAGTGTTTTGTGACCTCACTGAGGTTTCGTACGAGTCCATGGCTCACTGGTTGTGCCATAAAAAACTCAAGACCGCCACAGAAACCCTAAACAAGCCTGTTACCCGATTGGAGGCCGTGAACGGCCGTGATGCTCTTTCGAAACACATTTACGCCAAGCTCTTCTCCTGGATCGTCGGCCAGGTCAACAAAGCCCTGAGCACTTCCTCCAAACCGCACTCGTTCATCGGTGTCCTAGACATCTATGG GTTTGAGACGTTCGAGGTGAACAGCTTTGAGCAGTTCTGCATCAATTACGCCAATGAGAAGCTCCAGCAGCAGTTTAACATG CACGTGTTCAAACTGGAGCAGGAGGAGTACATGAAGGAGCAGATACCATGGACGCTCATCGATTTCTACGACAACCAGCCCTGCATCAACCTGATCGAGGCCAAGATGGGCTTGCTAGATCTTTTAGATGAagaatgcact ATGCCAAAAGGTTCAGATGAATCATGGGCACAAAAGCTGTACAACACTCACCTGAAGAAAAGCTCTCACTTTGAGAAGCCACGCATGTCTAACACAGCCTTCATTATACTGCACTTTGCGGACAAG GTTGAATACCAGTGTGATGGATTTCTGGAGAAAAATAAAGACACAGTCAATGAAGAACAAATTAATGTGCTCAAGGCTAGCAAG TTCGCCTTGCTGGTTGAGCTCTTCCAGGATGAGGAAACACCTGCGGCTCAGAGCACCACAGCACCGGCTGGTCGAGCAAAGTTTGGACGGACCACCCAGTCCTTTAGGGAGCACAAGAAATCGGTTGGACTGCAG TTCCGGAACTCTCTGCACCTGCTCATGGACACGCTGAACGCCACCACCCCACACTACGTGCGCTGCATCAAGCCAAATGATGTTAAAGCCCCCTTCAT AATGGACCCCCATCGAGCCGTTCAGCAGCTCAGAGCGTGTGGAGTCCTTGAGACCATTCGTATCTCAGCCACAGGCTTCCCTTCCAG GTGGACCTACCAGGAGTTCTTCAGTCGTTATCGTGTACTAATGAGGAAGAAAGAGATCCTCTCAGACAGGAAGTTGACCTGCCAGAATGTCCTAGAGCGGCTTGTGCAG AACAAAGATAAATACCAGTTCGGAAAAACAAAGATCTTCTTCCGAGCCGGACAGGTGGCTTACCTGGAAAAGCTGAGGGCGGACAAACTCCGTACAGCCTGCATAAACATCCAAAAAACCATCCGCTGCTGGCTGGCCCGCAAGAAATACCTGCGAATTCGCCAGGCGGCCATTACCTTACAGAAATACACCAGAGGACACCAGGCTCGTTG CCTGTGCAATAACTTGAGACGGACACGGGCCGCAGTGATCTTTCAGAAGAACACGCGCATGTGGGCGGCGAGACGACGGTACCTGCGACAGAAAGCGGCGGCGGTTCTCATTCAGAGGTTACTGCGTGGATATACAGCCAGACTGGAGTACAAACGG TTGGTGTTTGAGCGCAAGGCTCTACTGATCCAGCGCTGGGTGCGTGGCTTCCTGGCCCGCTGGCGTTTCCGTCGCATCAAGCGTGCTGTGGTGTATCTGCAGTGTTGCGTACGCAGGATGCTGGCCCGTCGAGAGCTCAAGAAACTCAAGATTGAGGCCAGATCGGTCGAGCACTTCAAGAAGCTCAATGTCGGCATGGAGAACAAGATCATGCAGCTGCAGAGGAAACTGGATGAGCAG CATAAGGAGAACCGAGAGCTTTCTGAGCGAATGAGTTCACTAGAGATCCACAGTGCTGCTGAGATGGAGAAGTTGCACGTGCGGCTCAAGACTCTTCAGGAGGTGGAAGAGGAGGCCCGTCACCGCGGAGACCTGGTGACATCTTTACAGGAGGAGCTGGAATTGGTTCGTCAGGAGCTGGAGAAGAATAAAGAg ATGGTCGCTGATCTCAATGAGAAGAACACACTGCTGAAGAGTGAGAAAGATGAGATGAACAGACTGATCCAGGAACAGGAGCAGCAGATAAAAG AAAAACCAGAGTCGACCAATCAGGAGTCCACTGAGCACCTGCAAGCACAGCTGAACGAGGAACGATTCCGTTACCAGAACCTTCTGACCGAACACCTGAAACTGGAGGAGCGCTACGCTGATCTGAGATCAGAAAAAGAGGAGGCAGCT GATCTCTCCAAACCTGGACATAACAGAGCCGACTCTGGCTACGGCAGCAGCCAAACAGAGAGCGTCCACAGCTCTGTGCTGACAGGGTCAGAGGTCAGCACGATGGAAAGAGAG GACGCTGTGCAGACGGCAGCTGATGTTTCCCTCCTGCTGAAGCTGCAGAGGAGAGTCACTGAGCTGGAGAAGGAGAACATGGACCTGCAAAGTGAGATGGACACCAAAGAAGAGCAGCTACAACAGCAGCAAACTAAA GAACTGGAAGATTGTCAGAGAATTTTAGTGGCTGAGAGAGACTATGAGGCTCTGAAG CGTCAGGAGCTGGAGTCTGACAATAAGAAGCTGAAGAAAGATCTGCAGGAGCTCCGTCAGTCTCTCAGTAAGGGGAAGGGGTCAAAGGTGGCGTCCCCTGGAGGTCAGGCGTATAACGTGGTTCTCGAGCAGCTCAACTCCACCAATGAAGAGCTCGAGGTGCGAAAGGAGGAGGTGCTTATTCTGCGATCTCAGCTGGTCAGTCAGGAGGCGTTTAAACATAAG gaaacaggaagtgaaggaGATTCAGGTGAATCAAGCAG ATCCCCGACTTTGGACCTTCATGAGCTCAATGAGGATGGAGAGCTCTGGATGGCTTATGAGAGCCTGAAAGAAACTAAcag GATTCTGGCGTCACAGTTGCAAACTCAGGGACAGTCCCACGAGAAGGAGGTGGAGGGTTTGAGGGCGGAGCTTCAGCGGTTAAAGGCGGAGCTTGACCAGCAGCAGCAGATGATGTCAGACAGCTTGGAGCTTCCGCATGACGCTCGAATACAAGCAGGCCTGCAACACGAGATCAGTCGCCTCACACAACAAAACATG GACCTCTTGGAGCAGACGGGGAAACAGGACAAAATGATCCGCAAACTAAAGAAACACCTGAAACTATATATGAAAAAGTTTGGAGAGGCTGAGg CAGGTGTTCATATCGAGCAGTCCTCTCCGGACGTGGTCGGCGAGAGCGGTCGCATGGTCAGCATCGTTCGGAAAGAGCGGGATTTCCGGGGCATGCTGGAGTACAGGAAAGACGACGAGAACAAACTGTTCAAGATACTCATCACAG AGCTCAAACCCCGAGGTGTGGCGGTGAATCTGATCCCAGGCCTGCCTGCATACATTCTCTTCATGTGTCTGCGGCACGCCGACTACGCCAACGATGACCAGCGGGTCTCCACCCTCCTGAACTCCTCCATCAACGCCATCAAGAGCGTACTGAAG AAACGGGGAGATTTTGAGACCATTTCATTCTGGTTGGCAAACACCTGTCGCTTCTTACATTGTCTGAAGCAGTACAGCGGAGAAGAG GGCTACACAAAGCACAACACCCCTCGACAAAACGAACACTGTCTGACGAACTTTGACCTGTCTGAGTACTGCCAGGTTTTGAGCGATCTAGCCATCCAGATCTACCAGCAGCTCATCAGGGTCATAGAGAACATTTTACACCCCATGATTG CACCAGCCATGTTGGAGCAGGAGACCATTCAGGGAGTGATGGGAGTGAAGCCCACAGGAATGAGGAAGCGCACGTCCAGTTTCCCAGAGGACAGCTCTCACTCGCTGGAGTCCATTTTGAAACAGCTGGATGTTTTCTATTACACGCTGCTCCAGCACGGCAACGACACGGATCTGGTCCGACAGGTCATCAAACAGCAGTTCTACCTCATCTGCTGCGTCACACTCAACAACTTACTGCTTCGCAAGGACATGTGCTCCTGGAGTAAAGGCCTGCAGATCAG GTATAATGTGTGTCAGCTGGAGGAGTGGCTGCTGGATAAAGATCTTCAGGGCAGTGGAGCTCGTGAGTCTCTGGAGCCTCTGATTCAGGCGGCTCAGCTTCTGCAGATCAAGAAGAAGAGCCAGGATGACGCAGAGGCCATCTGCACCATGTGCTCGGCTCTCACCACccaacag ATTGTGAAGATCCTCAGCTTGTACACACCAGTGAATGAGTTTGAGGAGAGAGTGTCTATATCATTCATAAAGTCTGTACAG AATTTATTAAAGGATCGTAAGGAGTCTTCTCAGTTACTGATGGACGCTAAGATCATTTTCTCAGTCACTTTCCCCTTCAACCCTTCATCTGTGGCCCTCGAGACCATTCAGATTCCCAGCAGCCTCAATCTGAGCTTTCTGACACGAGTTTAA
- the myo5ab gene encoding unconventional myosin-Va isoform X2, whose amino-acid sequence MAALELYSKFARVWIPDTTDVWRSAELTRDYRSGDTVLHLQLEDESEVEYKLDPKSGVLPPLRNPDILVGENDLTALSYLHEPAVLHNLRVRFTDSKLIYTYCGIILVAINPYESLPIYGSDIINAYSGQNMGDMDPHIFAVSEEAYKQMARDEKNQSIIVSGESGAGKTVSAKYAMRYFATVSGSSAESSVEEKVLASSPIMEAIGNAKTTRNDNSSRFGKYIEIGFDRKHHIIGANMRTYLLEKSRVVFQASEERNYHIFYQLCACAHLPEFEPLKLGSADDFPYTNQGRSPVIEGVNDLKEMQATRKAFSLLGITEAHQMGLFQILSAILHLGNVDMKERGSSSCGVSDESGHLAVFCDLTEVSYESMAHWLCHKKLKTATETLNKPVTRLEAVNGRDALSKHIYAKLFSWIVGQVNKALSTSSKPHSFIGVLDIYGFETFEVNSFEQFCINYANEKLQQQFNMHVFKLEQEEYMKEQIPWTLIDFYDNQPCINLIEAKMGLLDLLDEECTMPKGSDESWAQKLYNTHLKKSSHFEKPRMSNTAFIILHFADKVEYQCDGFLEKNKDTVNEEQINVLKASKFALLVELFQDEETPAAQSTTAPAGRAKFGRTTQSFREHKKSVGLQFRNSLHLLMDTLNATTPHYVRCIKPNDVKAPFIMDPHRAVQQLRACGVLETIRISATGFPSRWTYQEFFSRYRVLMRKKEILSDRKLTCQNVLERLVQNKDKYQFGKTKIFFRAGQVAYLEKLRADKLRTACINIQKTIRCWLARKKYLRIRQAAITLQKYTRGHQARCLCNNLRRTRAAVIFQKNTRMWAARRRYLRQKAAAVLIQRLLRGYTARLEYKRLVFERKALLIQRWVRGFLARWRFRRIKRAVVYLQCCVRRMLARRELKKLKIEARSVEHFKKLNVGMENKIMQLQRKLDEQHKENRELSERMSSLEIHSAAEMEKLHVRLKTLQEVEEEARHRGDLVTSLQEELELVRQELEKNKEMVADLNEKNTLLKSEKDEMNRLIQEQEQQIKEKPESTNQESTEHLQAQLNEERFRYQNLLTEHLKLEERYADLRSEKEEAADLSKPGHNRADSGYGSSQTESVHSSVLTGSEVSTMEREDAVQTAADVSLLLKLQRRVTELEKENMDLQSEMDTKEEQLQQQQTKELEDCQRILVAERDYEALKRQELESDNKKLKKDLQELRQSLSKGKGSKVASPGGQAYNVVLEQLNSTNEELEVRKEEVLILRSQLVSQEAFKHKETGSEGDSGESSRSPTLDLHELNEDGELWMAYESLKETNRILASQLQTQGQSHEKEVEGLRAELQRLKAELDQQQQMMSDSLELPHDARIQAGLQHEISRLTQQNMDLLEQTGKQDKMIRKLKKHLKLYMKKFGEAEGVHIEQSSPDVVGESGRMVSIVRKERDFRGMLEYRKDDENKLFKILITELKPRGVAVNLIPGLPAYILFMCLRHADYANDDQRVSTLLNSSINAIKSVLKKRGDFETISFWLANTCRFLHCLKQYSGEEGYTKHNTPRQNEHCLTNFDLSEYCQVLSDLAIQIYQQLIRVIENILHPMIAPAMLEQETIQGVMGVKPTGMRKRTSSFPEDSSHSLESILKQLDVFYYTLLQHGNDTDLVRQVIKQQFYLICCVTLNNLLLRKDMCSWSKGLQIRYNVCQLEEWLLDKDLQGSGARESLEPLIQAAQLLQIKKKSQDDAEAICTMCSALTTQQIVKILSLYTPVNEFEERVSISFIKSVQNLLKDRKESSQLLMDAKIIFSVTFPFNPSSVALETIQIPSSLNLSFLTRV is encoded by the exons ATGGCAGCGCTGGAGCTGTACTCGAAG TTTGCTCGAGTCTGGATCCCAGACACCACAGATGTGTGGAGATCAGCAGAGCTGACCAGAGACTACAGGTCTGGAGACACTGTCCTGCATCTACAGCTGGAGGATGAATCT GAGGTCGAGTACAAGCTGGACCCAAAGAGTGGCGTTCTGCCTCCTCTTCGTAACCCGGACATCCTGGTGGGCGAGAACGACCTCACGGCTCTCAGTTACCTCCATGAACCGGCTGTACTGCACAACCTCCGTGTCCGATTCACAGACTCCAAGCTTATCTACACATACTGCG ggaTCATCCTGGTTGCCATCAATCCATATGAAAGTCTTCCGATCTATGGATCCGACATCATCAATGCTTACAGTGGGCAGAACATGGGTGATATGGACCCTCACATCTTTGCTGTGTCAGAGGAGGCCTATAAACAGATGGCCAG AGATGAGAAGAATCAGTCCATCATCGTGAGTGGAGAATCTGGAGCAGGGAAGACTGTTTCTGCCAAATATGCCATGCGTTACTTTGCTACAGTCAGCGGATCCTCTGCTGAGTCCAGTGTAGAGGAAAAGGTGCTGGCATCCAGTCCTATCATGGAG GCTATTGGAAATGCCAAGACAACGAGAAATGACAAcagtagtcgctttgggaagtACATTGAGATTGGATTTGACAGGAAGCACCACATTATCGGAGCCAACATGAGGACGTACCTTCTGGAAAAGTCTAGAGTGGTGTTCCAG GCGAGCGAGGAGAGAAACTATCACATCTTCTATCAGCTCTGTGCCTGCGCCCATTTACCCGAGTTTGAACCTCTGAAGTTAG GTAGCGCTGATGACTTTCCCTACACTAACCAAGGCAGAAGTCCCGTCATCGAGGGAGTGAATGACCTGAAGGAGATGCAGGCCACAAGGAAAGCCTTTTCACTGCTGG GAATTACTGAGGCACACCAAATGGGTTTGTTCCAAATCCTGTCAGCCATTCTTCATCTGGGAAATGTAGACATGAAGGAGAGGGGATCTTCTAGCTGTGGCGTCTCT GATGAGAGTGGCCACCTGGCAGTGTTTTGTGACCTCACTGAGGTTTCGTACGAGTCCATGGCTCACTGGTTGTGCCATAAAAAACTCAAGACCGCCACAGAAACCCTAAACAAGCCTGTTACCCGATTGGAGGCCGTGAACGGCCGTGATGCTCTTTCGAAACACATTTACGCCAAGCTCTTCTCCTGGATCGTCGGCCAGGTCAACAAAGCCCTGAGCACTTCCTCCAAACCGCACTCGTTCATCGGTGTCCTAGACATCTATGG GTTTGAGACGTTCGAGGTGAACAGCTTTGAGCAGTTCTGCATCAATTACGCCAATGAGAAGCTCCAGCAGCAGTTTAACATG CACGTGTTCAAACTGGAGCAGGAGGAGTACATGAAGGAGCAGATACCATGGACGCTCATCGATTTCTACGACAACCAGCCCTGCATCAACCTGATCGAGGCCAAGATGGGCTTGCTAGATCTTTTAGATGAagaatgcact ATGCCAAAAGGTTCAGATGAATCATGGGCACAAAAGCTGTACAACACTCACCTGAAGAAAAGCTCTCACTTTGAGAAGCCACGCATGTCTAACACAGCCTTCATTATACTGCACTTTGCGGACAAG GTTGAATACCAGTGTGATGGATTTCTGGAGAAAAATAAAGACACAGTCAATGAAGAACAAATTAATGTGCTCAAGGCTAGCAAG TTCGCCTTGCTGGTTGAGCTCTTCCAGGATGAGGAAACACCTGCGGCTCAGAGCACCACAGCACCGGCTGGTCGAGCAAAGTTTGGACGGACCACCCAGTCCTTTAGGGAGCACAAGAAATCGGTTGGACTGCAG TTCCGGAACTCTCTGCACCTGCTCATGGACACGCTGAACGCCACCACCCCACACTACGTGCGCTGCATCAAGCCAAATGATGTTAAAGCCCCCTTCAT AATGGACCCCCATCGAGCCGTTCAGCAGCTCAGAGCGTGTGGAGTCCTTGAGACCATTCGTATCTCAGCCACAGGCTTCCCTTCCAG GTGGACCTACCAGGAGTTCTTCAGTCGTTATCGTGTACTAATGAGGAAGAAAGAGATCCTCTCAGACAGGAAGTTGACCTGCCAGAATGTCCTAGAGCGGCTTGTGCAG AACAAAGATAAATACCAGTTCGGAAAAACAAAGATCTTCTTCCGAGCCGGACAGGTGGCTTACCTGGAAAAGCTGAGGGCGGACAAACTCCGTACAGCCTGCATAAACATCCAAAAAACCATCCGCTGCTGGCTGGCCCGCAAGAAATACCTGCGAATTCGCCAGGCGGCCATTACCTTACAGAAATACACCAGAGGACACCAGGCTCGTTG CCTGTGCAATAACTTGAGACGGACACGGGCCGCAGTGATCTTTCAGAAGAACACGCGCATGTGGGCGGCGAGACGACGGTACCTGCGACAGAAAGCGGCGGCGGTTCTCATTCAGAGGTTACTGCGTGGATATACAGCCAGACTGGAGTACAAACGG TTGGTGTTTGAGCGCAAGGCTCTACTGATCCAGCGCTGGGTGCGTGGCTTCCTGGCCCGCTGGCGTTTCCGTCGCATCAAGCGTGCTGTGGTGTATCTGCAGTGTTGCGTACGCAGGATGCTGGCCCGTCGAGAGCTCAAGAAACTCAAGATTGAGGCCAGATCGGTCGAGCACTTCAAGAAGCTCAATGTCGGCATGGAGAACAAGATCATGCAGCTGCAGAGGAAACTGGATGAGCAG CATAAGGAGAACCGAGAGCTTTCTGAGCGAATGAGTTCACTAGAGATCCACAGTGCTGCTGAGATGGAGAAGTTGCACGTGCGGCTCAAGACTCTTCAGGAGGTGGAAGAGGAGGCCCGTCACCGCGGAGACCTGGTGACATCTTTACAGGAGGAGCTGGAATTGGTTCGTCAGGAGCTGGAGAAGAATAAAGAg ATGGTCGCTGATCTCAATGAGAAGAACACACTGCTGAAGAGTGAGAAAGATGAGATGAACAGACTGATCCAGGAACAGGAGCAGCAGATAAAAG AAAAACCAGAGTCGACCAATCAGGAGTCCACTGAGCACCTGCAAGCACAGCTGAACGAGGAACGATTCCGTTACCAGAACCTTCTGACCGAACACCTGAAACTGGAGGAGCGCTACGCTGATCTGAGATCAGAAAAAGAGGAGGCAGCT GATCTCTCCAAACCTGGACATAACAGAGCCGACTCTGGCTACGGCAGCAGCCAAACAGAGAGCGTCCACAGCTCTGTGCTGACAGGGTCAGAGGTCAGCACGATGGAAAGAGAG GACGCTGTGCAGACGGCAGCTGATGTTTCCCTCCTGCTGAAGCTGCAGAGGAGAGTCACTGAGCTGGAGAAGGAGAACATGGACCTGCAAAGTGAGATGGACACCAAAGAAGAGCAGCTACAACAGCAGCAAACTAAA GAACTGGAAGATTGTCAGAGAATTTTAGTGGCTGAGAGAGACTATGAGGCTCTGAAG CGTCAGGAGCTGGAGTCTGACAATAAGAAGCTGAAGAAAGATCTGCAGGAGCTCCGTCAGTCTCTCAGTAAGGGGAAGGGGTCAAAGGTGGCGTCCCCTGGAGGTCAGGCGTATAACGTGGTTCTCGAGCAGCTCAACTCCACCAATGAAGAGCTCGAGGTGCGAAAGGAGGAGGTGCTTATTCTGCGATCTCAGCTGGTCAGTCAGGAGGCGTTTAAACATAAG gaaacaggaagtgaaggaGATTCAGGTGAATCAAGCAG ATCCCCGACTTTGGACCTTCATGAGCTCAATGAGGATGGAGAGCTCTGGATGGCTTATGAGAGCCTGAAAGAAACTAAcag GATTCTGGCGTCACAGTTGCAAACTCAGGGACAGTCCCACGAGAAGGAGGTGGAGGGTTTGAGGGCGGAGCTTCAGCGGTTAAAGGCGGAGCTTGACCAGCAGCAGCAGATGATGTCAGACAGCTTGGAGCTTCCGCATGACGCTCGAATACAAGCAGGCCTGCAACACGAGATCAGTCGCCTCACACAACAAAACATG GACCTCTTGGAGCAGACGGGGAAACAGGACAAAATGATCCGCAAACTAAAGAAACACCTGAAACTATATATGAAAAAGTTTGGAGAGGCTGAGg GTGTTCATATCGAGCAGTCCTCTCCGGACGTGGTCGGCGAGAGCGGTCGCATGGTCAGCATCGTTCGGAAAGAGCGGGATTTCCGGGGCATGCTGGAGTACAGGAAAGACGACGAGAACAAACTGTTCAAGATACTCATCACAG AGCTCAAACCCCGAGGTGTGGCGGTGAATCTGATCCCAGGCCTGCCTGCATACATTCTCTTCATGTGTCTGCGGCACGCCGACTACGCCAACGATGACCAGCGGGTCTCCACCCTCCTGAACTCCTCCATCAACGCCATCAAGAGCGTACTGAAG AAACGGGGAGATTTTGAGACCATTTCATTCTGGTTGGCAAACACCTGTCGCTTCTTACATTGTCTGAAGCAGTACAGCGGAGAAGAG GGCTACACAAAGCACAACACCCCTCGACAAAACGAACACTGTCTGACGAACTTTGACCTGTCTGAGTACTGCCAGGTTTTGAGCGATCTAGCCATCCAGATCTACCAGCAGCTCATCAGGGTCATAGAGAACATTTTACACCCCATGATTG CACCAGCCATGTTGGAGCAGGAGACCATTCAGGGAGTGATGGGAGTGAAGCCCACAGGAATGAGGAAGCGCACGTCCAGTTTCCCAGAGGACAGCTCTCACTCGCTGGAGTCCATTTTGAAACAGCTGGATGTTTTCTATTACACGCTGCTCCAGCACGGCAACGACACGGATCTGGTCCGACAGGTCATCAAACAGCAGTTCTACCTCATCTGCTGCGTCACACTCAACAACTTACTGCTTCGCAAGGACATGTGCTCCTGGAGTAAAGGCCTGCAGATCAG GTATAATGTGTGTCAGCTGGAGGAGTGGCTGCTGGATAAAGATCTTCAGGGCAGTGGAGCTCGTGAGTCTCTGGAGCCTCTGATTCAGGCGGCTCAGCTTCTGCAGATCAAGAAGAAGAGCCAGGATGACGCAGAGGCCATCTGCACCATGTGCTCGGCTCTCACCACccaacag ATTGTGAAGATCCTCAGCTTGTACACACCAGTGAATGAGTTTGAGGAGAGAGTGTCTATATCATTCATAAAGTCTGTACAG AATTTATTAAAGGATCGTAAGGAGTCTTCTCAGTTACTGATGGACGCTAAGATCATTTTCTCAGTCACTTTCCCCTTCAACCCTTCATCTGTGGCCCTCGAGACCATTCAGATTCCCAGCAGCCTCAATCTGAGCTTTCTGACACGAGTTTAA